ATCATCCAGAATTCATTGAGATGCTTGCGCGTCTTGGATTTTTCCGCGCGAAAAGTCGGGCCGAAGCAATAGACCCGGCCGTGCGCGACACAGGCCGCCTCGACATACAATTGCCCGGTCTGCGCCAGGTACGCCTTGCCCAGATCGAAATACTCGGTTTCAAACAGCGACTGCGCGGTCTCGCCGATCGCGCCGGTCAGGATCGGCGTGTCGATGATGACAAAGTTGCGCTCGTAGAAAAACTGGCGTGTCGCCATGATGATTTCATTGCGCACACGCATGATCGCGTGCTGCCGTGACGAACGCAGCCACAGGTGGCGGTGCTCCATCAGAAACGCGGGGCCGTGATCTTTGGGTGAAATCGGATACTCAGCGGCGATCTGCACGATCGTGATCGCCTGGACACCCATCTCGAATCCGCCGGGGGCACGTTTCTCTTCCCGGACAGTCCCGGTCATCGTGAACGACGATTCCTGCGTCAACTGATCGAAACGCGCAAAGGAATCATCGTCGCACTCGCTGCGCGCAAGTACTCCCTGCAGATAGCCGGTGCCGTCGCGCAGGACGGCGAAACTGATCTTGCCGCTGGAGCGCTTCTGGTACAGCCAGCCGCGCACCGTGACGGTTTCGCCGACATGCTGTCCCAGTTCGTTGATGGTGACGATCGGCGCGGCCACGTTACCCCTCTGCCCTGATGTGCGGTCTCGGCGTCATGATCATCTCGGGCGCTGCCTGCGGCTCGGCGGACTGTCCGCCGCGGCGTTTCATCCGGCGCCAACTGATGACCGTCGCGCTCCCGGCATTGAGATGCTCGAGAAAGCGGTGAATGCCGCGAGTCATCGCATGGGCACGACGTGGCGTGCCCGGTTGCGTCGCGCTGGATAGTATCGACGTGAACTGACTGAGCGTCATCAATCCATTCACCGTTGTTCGTGGAAGCGCAAATGTATTGCCCGATGATAACCCGCCGGACGTCGCAAACGCAGCCCGGTATCCGCATTCCCCGGCGATCGCGCGAACGCGGGTATTGTGGCGTCCAAATGGATAC
This region of Candidatus Zixiibacteriota bacterium genomic DNA includes:
- the asnS gene encoding asparagine--tRNA ligase, whose product is MAAPIVTINELGQHVGETVTVRGWLYQKRSSGKISFAVLRDGTGYLQGVLARSECDDDSFARFDQLTQESSFTMTGTVREEKRAPGGFEMGVQAITIVQIAAEYPISPKDHGPAFLMEHRHLWLRSSRQHAIMRVRNEIIMATRQFFYERNFVIIDTPILTGAIGETAQSLFETEYFDLGKAYLAQTGQLYVEAACVAHGRVYCFGPTFRAEKSKTRKHLNEFWMIEPEVAWADSDGNMKLQEEFVCYIVAWVLDKSRAELATLERDVAKLEAIRAPFPKITYDDAVTRLQKAGLPIQWGNDFGAPDEEKLMEEYERPLFVYDWPRVCKAFYMKQHPTRDDLVLCNDLLAPEGYGELIGGSQREDDHDRLLARIREQGLPEESYQWYLQLRKYGSVPHAGFGLGLERTVGWICGLDHVRETIPFARTLSRLYP